One stretch of Penaeus vannamei isolate JL-2024 chromosome 7, ASM4276789v1, whole genome shotgun sequence DNA includes these proteins:
- the LOC113828219 gene encoding uncharacterized protein codes for MSSFPHTRSRFCWAAMLTVSCCLVSGVSGQFSLVSSALSPLRPRASMLTSTSVLGKLGDRPLLPRRSASTRESEIAAIFRGVAYGAPTQDPNSTATGIISMSSSAPTTTTAAPTTTSTTTTTTTTTTTPSTTTKGYRNPFRVEAERRKSEDGSLEFVPTQGSTRASATAAPGNAAARDSETVSYVLHEDTAFGNGGSLEETVEDTFVLTREEEAVLPTGAQGPSGKSTVMMYPMSGVRWSLGAAWWVHVYVSAGIFALVAAASLCCLARLSAATHLLPRSHYLVIHTLVFLAAILRCLHLFHDPYGIEQRLPEAVSAAVEEASWPSLTGALAILVLALFRSGRCSRLFPRCAHAPLALALLTAAHLALSLAAHLAAHVLDHSAFPLRVVARAVTATWGGAVGAGGLWAVWRVECTTGRRNGQLLGRFNRAPQEGAAASGHARPVLNRAALLTLAASFAQIMLAVLHLYVMLAPLSPTNHVWAWWGRVSLARGFELVVGVAVVAATIFLTYGRQSHPNQDNTIFSVLTSCGREGKSLKGGRNANVFPAQTEKRQILGSFTLHPGKAVMDDTLSIKRVPLEWTCTTPRGPPPATAVNNKASAVDSVTSDFQLLWNRDRSQSSASFRPSSMLVNDSGFVRFRTQVDPEQAMDDVYNQSSLNVHRLTSPPSYSTMHAYNTQTLPNSRYYCTPTVTMSSPEHGPSMHAMRAQTVRAPKAKRAHLLRGRAKTPEFPKGPRTPVSSASRYDVRGMEEFEVASYYNNSIVSSGSNMYSTPHAVSPRDQLLRVSSRRDQLAGVHAGHHHLYEDARECKPPAADALSGVMEPSTCSSLSEIHVDYLTDVSSSNDGVNQGSLSNASRSFRNQTTLTLPLTSHAHLAHALPAHSTPARPSQPAPQPDITPDSAIILDYSTSAETEEEADREAKNKSLDLLKLSTTSLNDVLKGQARAGLLSKLVGSSMSVSCYGYSPLDVEDTSSPSQEDPSAPVRVRRVASSSDVGEPGEGPRAISTLPACRPPNTVTSL; via the coding sequence ATGTCTTcattcccacacacacgctcacggtTCTGCTGGGCGGCCATGCTGACAGTGTCCTGCTGCCTGGTGTCAGGCGTCAGCGGGCAGTTCAGCCTGGTCTCGTCAGCCTTGTCCCCCCTGAGGCCGAGGGCCAGCATGCTCACCTCCACAAGCGTCCTGGGGAAGCTCGGCGACCGGCCTCTCCTGCCGCGGCGGAGTGCGTCCACGCGGGAGAGCGAGATCGCCGCCATCTTCAGGGGCGTCGCGTACGGCGCCCCCACCCAGGACCCCAACTCCACCGCCACCGGCATCATCTCCATGTCATCCtccgcccccaccaccaccacggcagcccccaccaccacctccaccacgacgaccaccaccacgaccaccacgacgccctccaccaccaccaaaggcTACCGCAACCCCTTCAGGGTGGAGGCCGAGAGGCGCAAGTCCGAGGACGGGAGCCTCGAGTTCGTGCCGACGCAGGGCAGCACGAGGGCCTCTGCCACCGCCGCGCCGGGCAACGCCGCCGCCAGGGACAGCGAGACGGTGTCCTACGTGCTGCACGAGGACACGGCCTTCGGCAACGGCGGCTCGCTCGAGGAGACGGTGGAGGACACGTTCGTGctcacgagggaggaggaggccgtgctGCCGACGGGGGCGCAGGGGCCCAGCGGCAAGAGCACCGTCATGATGTACCCCATGTCGGGCGTGCGGTGGTCCCTGGGCGCCGCCTGGTgggtgcatgtgtacgtgtccgCCGGCATCTTCGCCCTCGTCGCCGCCGCCTCCCTGTGCTGTCTGGCGCGCCTCTCCGCCGCCACGCACCTGCTCCCGCGCTCGCACTACCTGGTCATCCACACGCTGGTCTTCCTGGCGGCCATCCTGCGCTGCCTGCACCTGTTCCACGACCCCTACGGCATCGAGCAGCGCCTTCCGGAGGCCGTGTCCGCCGCCGTGGAGGAGGCCAGCTGGCCCAGCCTCACGGGGGCGCTGGCCATCCTCGTGCTGGCCCTCTTCCGCTCCGGTAGGTGCTCACGCCTCTTCCCGCGCTGCGCCCACGCGCCCCTGGCCCTGGCCCTGCTCACCGCCGCCCACCTCGCCCTATCCCTGGCGGCGCACCTCGCGGCCCATGTGCTCGACCACAGCGCCTTCCCCCTGAGGGTGGTGGCGAGAGCCGTCACTGCCACGTGGGGCGGCGCCGTGGGCGCGGGCGGCCTGTGGGCGGTGTGGCGGGTGGAGTGCACCACGGGGCGCCGCAACGGCCAGCTCCTGGGCAGGTTCAACCGGGCGCCGCAGGAGGGCGCGGCGGCCTCCGGGCACGCGCGCCCCGTGCTCAACCGCGCCGCGCTCCTGACCCTGGCCGCTAGCTTCGCCCAGATCATGCTGGCGGTGCTGCACCTGTACGTCATGCTGGCGCCCCTGTCGCCCACCAACCACGTGTGGGCGTGGTGGGGGAGGGTCAGCCTCGCCCGCGGATTCGAACTGGTCGTGGGCGTGGCCGTCGTGGCAGCAACCATCTTCCTGACCTACGGGCGGCAGTCGCACCCCAACCAGGACAACACCATCTTCTCCGTGCTGACCAGCTGCGGGCGCGAGGGCAAGAGCCTGAAGGGCGGCCGCAACGCCAACGTGTTCCCCGCGCAGACCGAGAAGCGCCAGATCCTGGGCAGCTTCACCCTCCACCCCGGCAAGGCGGTCATGGACGACACCCTGTCAATCAAGCGCGTCCCCCTGGAGTGGACGTGCACGACCCCCCGCGGGCCCCCCCCTGCCACCGCCGTCAACAACAAGGCGTCCGCCGTGGACTCCGTGACCTCCGACTTCCAGCTCCTGTGGAACCGCGACCGCAGCCAGTCCTCGGCCAGCTTCCGCCCTTCGTCCATGCTGGTCAACGACAGCGGCTTCGTCCGCTTCCGCACGCAGGTCGACCCCGAGCAGGCCATGGACGACGTGTACAACCAGTCGTCCCTCAACGTGCACCGGCTCACGTCCCCGCCCTCGTACTCCACCATGCACGCCTACAACACCCAGACGCTCCCCAACAGCAGGTACTACTGCACGCCCACCGTCACCATGTCGTCCCCCGAGCACGGCCCCAGCATGCACGCCATGCGCGCCCAGACCGTGCGCGCCCCCAAGGCCAAGCGCGCCCACCTCCTGCGCGGGCGGGCCAAGACCCCCGAGTTCCCCAAGGGCCCGAGGACCCCCGTGTCTTCGGCCAGCAGGTACGACGTCCGCGGCATGGAGGAGTTCGAGGTGGCGTCCTACTACAACAACTCCATCGTCTCCTCCGGGAGCAACATGTACTCGACGCCCCACGCCGTGTCCCCCCGCGACCAGCTGCTGAGGGTCAGCTCACGCCGCGACCAGCTGGCTGGAGTGCACGCAGGCCACCACCACCTGTACGAGGACGCCCGCGAGTGCAAGCCACCCGCAGCCGACGCCCTCAGCGGCGTCATGGAACCCAGCACTTGCTCATCCCTGTCGGAGATTCACGTGGACTACCTGACCGACGTCTCGTCCTCGAACGACGGCGTGAACCAGGGCTCCCTCTCCAACGCCTCCCGCTCCTTCCGGAACCAGACGACGCTTACTCTACCTCTGACATCTCACGCCCATCTCGCGCAcgccctccccgcccactccacCCCCGCGCGGCCCTCCCAGCCCGCCCCCCAGCCCGACATCACCCCCGACTCGGCCATCATCCTCGACTACTCCACTTCGGCCGAGACCGAAGAGGAGGCGGACCGAGAGGCCAAGAACAAGTCCCTCGACCTCCTGAAGCTCAGCACGACCTCGCTCAACGACGTGCTCAAGGGCCAGGCGCGGGCAGGCCTCCTCAGCAAGCTGGTCGGAAGCAGCATGAGTGTGAGCTGCTACGGCTACTCTCCGCTCGACGTCGAGGACACCTCCTCCCCGTCGCAGGAGGACCCCTCGGCGCCCGTCCGAGTGCGCCGCGTGGCCTCCTCCAGCGACGTCGGCGAGCCCGGCGAAGGCCCGAGGGCGATCTCGACGCTCCCGGCCTGTCGTCCTCCAAACACTGTCACTTCTCTCTAA